The following are encoded in a window of Citrobacter freundii genomic DNA:
- the glgA gene encoding glycogen synthase GlgA encodes MQVLHVCSEMFPLLKTGGLADVLGALPAAQIADGVDARVVLPAFPDIRRGIPDAQVVTRRDTFAGRITLLFGHYNGVGIYLIDAPHLYDRPGSPYHDTNLFAYSDNVLRFALLGWVGCEMACGLDPFWRPDVVHAHDWHAGLAPAYLAARGHPAKSVFTVHNLAYQGMFYAKHMDDIQLPWSFFNVHGLEFNGQISFLKAGLYYADHITAVSPTYAREITEAQFAYGMEGLLQQRHREGRLSGVLNGVDENIWSPETDLLLASRYTRDSLEDKAENKRELQIAMGLKVNDKVPLFAVVSRLTSQKGLDLVLEALPGLLEQGGQLALLGAGDPVLQEGFLAAAAEHPGQVGVQIGYHEAFSHRIMGGADVILVPSRFEPCGLTQLYGLKYGTLPLVRRTGGLADTVSDSSLENLADGIASGFVFEDSNAWSLLRAIRRAFVLWSRPSLWRFVQRQAMAMDFSWQVAAKSYRELYYRLK; translated from the coding sequence ATGCAGGTTTTACACGTATGTTCAGAGATGTTCCCCCTGTTAAAAACCGGGGGACTGGCAGATGTTCTTGGCGCGTTGCCGGCCGCGCAAATTGCCGATGGCGTGGATGCCCGCGTCGTGCTCCCGGCGTTTCCGGATATCCGTCGCGGCATTCCTGATGCGCAGGTCGTGACGCGGCGCGATACCTTTGCCGGACGTATCACGCTGCTGTTCGGCCATTACAACGGCGTCGGTATTTACCTGATTGACGCGCCGCACCTCTACGACCGTCCCGGCAGCCCGTATCACGATACTAACCTGTTCGCTTACTCTGATAACGTCCTGCGCTTTGCGCTGCTCGGCTGGGTGGGATGCGAAATGGCCTGCGGGCTTGATCCATTCTGGCGCCCGGATGTGGTGCATGCGCACGACTGGCATGCAGGTCTGGCCCCGGCGTATCTGGCGGCACGCGGCCACCCGGCGAAATCGGTGTTCACCGTGCACAACCTGGCCTATCAAGGCATGTTTTATGCAAAGCATATGGATGACATCCAATTGCCATGGTCATTCTTTAATGTGCATGGACTGGAGTTCAACGGGCAGATTTCTTTCCTGAAGGCGGGGTTGTACTACGCCGACCATATTACGGCGGTTAGCCCGACCTACGCGCGGGAAATCACCGAGGCGCAATTTGCCTATGGAATGGAGGGATTGTTGCAGCAGCGTCATCGTGAAGGACGTCTTTCCGGCGTGCTGAACGGCGTTGATGAAAACATCTGGAGTCCGGAAACGGACCTGCTGCTGGCATCGCGCTACACGCGTGACTCGCTGGAAGACAAAGCCGAGAACAAGCGTGAACTGCAGATTGCGATGGGGCTTAAGGTTAACGACAAAGTGCCGCTTTTTGCAGTCGTGAGCCGCCTGACCAGCCAGAAAGGGCTGGATCTGGTGCTGGAAGCGCTGCCCGGTTTACTGGAGCAGGGCGGACAGTTAGCGTTACTGGGTGCGGGCGATCCGGTGTTGCAGGAAGGTTTCCTTGCGGCAGCGGCAGAGCATCCGGGCCAGGTGGGTGTACAGATTGGCTATCATGAGGCCTTCTCGCACCGCATTATGGGCGGGGCTGACGTTATTCTGGTGCCCAGTCGCTTTGAGCCGTGTGGCTTAACACAATTGTATGGACTGAAGTACGGTACGCTACCGCTGGTGCGGCGTACCGGTGGGCTGGCTGATACGGTATCCGACAGTTCGCTGGAAAACCTGGCGGACGGTATCGCCAGTGGGTTTGTATTTGAAGATAGTAATGCCTGGTCGCTGTTGCGGGCAATCCGGCGTGCTTTCGTGTTGTGGTCGCGCCCTTCGCTCTGGCGGTTTGTACAA